The following coding sequences lie in one Harpia harpyja isolate bHarHar1 chromosome W unlocalized genomic scaffold, bHarHar1 primary haplotype SUPER_W_unloc_1, whole genome shotgun sequence genomic window:
- the LOC128138088 gene encoding LOW QUALITY PROTEIN: mediator of RNA polymerase II transcription subunit 29-like (The sequence of the model RefSeq protein was modified relative to this genomic sequence to represent the inferred CDS: deleted 2 bases in 1 codon), which yields MLGRGGAGPALAGRVPVLTLMKVAAQNLVQNSSINNGQKSADGALHRFDKNLEEFYALCDQLELSLRLAHECLLQSFDSAKHAPALVPVAPKGEGEAGETSPYTQYLPLIKAQIAGTKDIHNALLEGANKITGKLSPPGGP from the exons ATGCTGGGaaggggcggggccggcccggccctgGCGGGGAGGGTCCCTGTGCTG ACCCTGATGAAAGTGGCAGCGCAGAACCTGGTGCAGAACTCCAGCATCAACAACGGGCA GAAAAGCGCCGACGGGGCTCTGCACCGCTTCGACAAGAACCTGGAGGAGTTCTATGCCCTTTGCGACCAGCTGGAGCTCAGCCTT CGCCTGGCCCATGAGTGCCTCTTGCAGAGCTTCGACAGCGCCAAGCACGCCCCTGCCCTGGTGCCGGTGGCCCCCAAAGGCGAGGGGGAGGCAGGCGAGACC TCCCCCTACACCCAGTACCTGCCCCTCATCAAGGCCCAAATCGCTGGCACCAAGGACATCCACAACGCCCTGTTGGAGGGGGCCAACAAGATCACGGGCAAGCTTTCCCCCCCGGGGGGACCCtga
- the LOC128138128 gene encoding LOW QUALITY PROTEIN: transcription elongation factor SPT5-like (The sequence of the model RefSeq protein was modified relative to this genomic sequence to represent the inferred CDS: inserted 2 bases in 1 codon; deleted 11 bases in 9 codons), translating to MSDSDDSNFSEDESEXASEAEEVEENEAEEERASAAGSEKEEAEEEEEEEEYDEEEEEEDDDRPAKKPRHGGFILDEADVDDEYEDEDQWEDGAEDILEKEEIEASNIDNVVLDEDRSGARRLQNLWRDQREEELGEYYMKKYAKSSVGETIYGGSDELSDDITQQQLLPGVKDPNLWTVKCKIGEERATAIALMRKFIAYQFTDTPLQIKSVVAPEHVKGYIYVEAYKQTHVKQAIEGVGNLRMGYWNQQMVPIKEMTDVLKVVKEVTNLKPKSWVRLKRGIYKDDIAQVDYVEPSQNRFPLKMIPRIDFDRIKARMSLKDWFAKRKKFKRPPKRLFDAEKIRSLGGDVASDGDFLIFEGNRYSRKGFLFKSFAMSAVITEGVKPTLSELEKFEDQPEGIDLEVVTESTGKEREHNFQPGDNVEVCEGELINLQGKILSVDGNKITIMPKHEDLKDMLEFPAQELRKYFKMGDHVKVIAGRFEGDTGLIVRVEENFVILFSDLTMHELKVLPRDLQLCSETASGVDVGGQHEWGELVQLDPQTVGVIVRLERETFQVLNMYGKVVTVRHQAVTRKKDNRFAVALDSEQNNIHVKDIVKVIDGPHSGREGEIRHLFRGFAFLHCKKLVENGGMFVCKTRHLVLAGGSKPRDVTNFTVGGFAPMSPRISSPMHPSGAGQRGGFGGGGMSRGRGRRDNDLIGQTVRISQGPLQRWPPSRPAGYIGVVKDATESTARVELHSTCQTISVDRQRLTTVGSRRPGGMTSAYGRTPMYGSQTPMYGSGSRTPMYGSQTPLHDGSRTPHYGSQTPLHDGSRTPAQSGAWDPNNPNTPSRADEDFEYGFDDEPTPSPQGYGGTPNPQTPGYPDPSSPQVNQPYNPQTPGTPAMYNTDQFSPYAVPSPQGSYQPSPSPQSYHQVAPSPVGYQNTHSPASYHPTPSPMAYQASPSPSPVGYSPMTPGAPSPGGYNPHTPGSGIEQSSSDWVTTDIQVKVRDTYLDSQAVGQTGVIRSVTGGMCSVYLKDSEKVVSISGEHLEPVTPTKSNKVKVILGEDREATGILLSIDGEDGIVRMDLEEQLKILNLRFLGKLLEA from the exons ATGTCGGACAGCGACGACAGCAACTTCTCAGAGGATGAGAGTGA AGCGAGCGAGGCTGAGGAGGTGGAGGAGAACGAG GCTGAGGAGGAGCGCGCCAGCGCGGCCGGCAGTGAGAAGGAGgaggccgaggaggaggaggaagaagaggagtatgacgaggaggaagaggaagaagatgacGACCGACCAGCTAAAAAGCCACGACATGGTGGCTTCATCTTGGATGAGGCCG ATGTGGATGACGAGTACGAGGACGAGGACCAGTGGGAG GACGGGGCCGAGGACATCCTGGAGAAAG AAGAGATTGAAG CTTCCAACATCGATAACGTGGTGCTGGATGAGGATCGCTCTGGCGCTCGGCGGCTGCAGAACCTCTGGAG gGATCAGCGCGAGGAGGAGCTGGGCGAGTATTACATGAAGAAATATGCCAAGTCCTCGGTGGGAGAGAC caTTTACGGTGGCTCAGATGAGCTCTCGGATGACATCacgcagcagcagctgctgccggGAGTCAA GGACCCCAATCTCTGGACTGTCAAGTGcaag ATTGGCGAGGAGCGCGCCACGGCCATCGCTCTCATGCGGAAATTCATCGCTTACCAGTTCACCGACACG CCCCTGCAGATCAAGTCAGTGGTGGCCCCTGAGCATGTCAAGGGTTACATCTACGTGGAGGCCTACAAGCAGACACACGTCAAGCAGGCGATCGAGGGGGTGGGCAACCTGCGCATGGGCTACTGGAACCAGCAGATGGTCCCCATCAAGGAGATGACCGACGTCCTCAAAGTGGTGAAGGAGGTCACCAACCTCAAG CCAAAATCTTGGGTGCGCCTCAAAAGGGGGATCTACAAGGATGACATCGCccag GTGGATTATGTGGAGCCCAGCCAGAAC AGATTTCCCCTCAAGATGATCCCTCGCATCGACTTCGACCGGATCAAAGCCCGCATGAGCCTG aAAGACTGGTTTGCCAAGAGGAAGAAGTTCAAGCGACCCCCC AAGCGGCTTTTTGATGCCGAGAAGATTCG GTCCCTGGGAGGTGACGTGGCATCCGACGGCGACTTTCTCATCTTCGAAGGCAACCGCTACAGCCGCAAGGGATTCCTCTTCAAGAGCTTTGCCATGTCAGCTGTG ATAACGGAGGGGGTGAAGCCCACCCTGTCGGAGCTGGAGAAGTTCGAGGACCAG CCCGAAGGCATCGACCTGGAGGTGGTGACGGAGAGCACGG GGAAGGAACGAGAGCACAACTTCCAGCCTGGCGACAACGTGGAGGTGTGCGAGGGTGAGCTGATCAACCTGCAAGGCAAAATCCTCAGCGTCGATGGCAACAAGATCACCATCATGCCGAAACATGAGGACTTGAAG GACATGCTGGAGTTCCCGGCTCAGGAGCTGCGGAAGTATTTCAAGATGGGTGACCACGTCAAGGTGATTGCGGGGCGTTTCGAGGGTGACACAGGGCTGATCGTGAGAGTGGAGGAAAACTTCGTCATCCTCTTCTCTGACCTCACCATGCACGAG CTCAAGGTTCTGCCACgggacctgcagctctgctcGGAGACAGCGTCTGGCGTGGATGTGGGGGGTCAGCACGAGTGGGGCGAGCTGGTGCAGCTGGACCCCCAAACCGTGGGCGTCATCGTCCGCCTGGAGCGGGAGACCTTCCAG GTACTGAACATGTACGGGAAGGTGGTGACGGTGCGGCACCAGGCTGTCACCAGGAAGAAGGACAACCGCTTCGCCGTCGCCCTCGACTCGGAGCAGAACAACATCCATGTCAAGGACATTGTCAAAGTCATAGATGGGCCTCACTCG GGCCGCGAGGGGGAGATCCGGCACCTCTTCCGGGGCTTTGCCTTCCTGCACTGCAAGAAGCTGGTGGAAAACGGCGGCATGTTCGTCTGCAAGACCCGGCATCTCGTCTTGGCGGGGGGCTCCAAG CCGCGGGACGTCACAAACTTCACCGTGGGTGGTTTTGCCCCCATGAGCCCCCGTATCAGCAGCCCGATGCACCCCAGCGGGGCTG GCCAACGcggtggttttggtggtggtggcatGAGCCGtggccgc gggcggcgggatAACGACCTCATCGGGCAGACAGTGCGCATCTCCCAAGGACCCCTACAAAGGTGG CCCCCATCCCGCCCCGCAGGCTACATCGGGGTGGTGAAGGACGCGACGGAGTCGACAGCCCGCGTGGAGCTACACTCCACCTGCCAGACCATCTCGGTGGACCGCCAGCGCCTGACCACTGT GGGCTCCCGGCGCCCGGGCGGGATGACGTCAGCCTACGGGCGCACCCCCATGTATGGCTCCCAGACCCCCATGTATGGCTCTGGCTCCCGCACCCCCATGTATGGCTCCCAGACCCCCCTGCATGACG GCAGCCGCACACCGCACTACGGCTCACAGACGCCGCTGCATGATGGCAGCCGCACGCCTGCCCAGAGCGGCGCCTGGGACCCCAACAACCCCAACACACCCTCCAG GGCCGATGAGGACTTCGAGTACGGCTTTGATGACGAGCCCACGCCCTCGCCGCAGGGCTATGGGGGCACCCCCAACCCCCAGACCCCTGGCTACCCCGACCCCTCGTCCCCCCAGGTCAACCAGCCCTACAAC CCCCAGACCCCCGGCACGCCGGCCAT GTACAACACCGACCAGTTCTCGCCATACGCTGTCCCCTCACCGCAGGGCTCCTACcagcccagc cccagcccccagagTTACCACCAAGTGGCCCCCAGCCCTGTGGGCTACCAGAACACCCACTCA CCGGCCAGCTACCATCCCACGCCGTCACCCATGGCCTATCAG gcaagccccagccccagcccggtgGGCTACAGCCCCATGACCCCCGGGGCCCCCTCCCCAGGGGGGTACAACCCCCACACCCCTGGATCGGGGATCGAGCAGAGCTCCAGTGACTGGGTGACCACCGACATCCAGGTGAAGGTCCGTGACACCTACCTGGACAGTCAGGCCGTGGGACAGACTGGCGTCATCCGCAGCGTCACG GGTGGGATGTGCTCTGTCTACCTGAAGGACAGCGAGAAGGTGGTGAGCATCTCCGGCGAGCACCTGGAGCCCGTCACCCCCACCAAGAGCAATAAG GTAAAAGTGATCCTGGGGGAGGACCGCGAAGCCACAGGGATCCTGCTCAGCATCGACGGGGAGGACGGGATCGTCCGTATGGACTTGGAGGAACAGCTCAAGATCCTCAACCTCCGCTTCCTCGGCAAACTGCTGGAGGCCTGA
- the LOC128138127 gene encoding mitochondrial import inner membrane translocase subunit TIM50-like, whose protein sequence is MAVAGRAVAACGARAALGAWAALGRTAGTTAGTEAVLRERLRRHQAAEGPLGYTPSPEEEEEQRRWERMAAARRVALRLAGLLGTGTGVALVYIFGSNAVDEHGAKIPDEFDGDPVGIQQLRRTYKYFQDYRQMIIEPTSPKLLPDPLREPYYQPPYTLVIELTDVLLHPEWSLVTGWRFKKRPGIESLLQQLAPLYEIVVFTSETGMTAFPLIDSVDPHGFVSYRLFRDATRYMDGHHVKDISCLNRDPAKVVVVDCRREAFCLQPYNGLALPRWDGSSDDRALYDLTAFLKTIALSGVEDVRMVLENYALEEDPLAAFKRRQSQLEEEEQQRLAELAQGKKPTGLFLGALAGRLWPRSKQQ, encoded by the exons ATGGCggtggcggggcgggcggtggcggcATGCGGGGCCCGCGCTGCCCTGGGGGCCTGGGCCGCGCTGGGCCGGACCGCCGGCACCACCGCCGGCACCGAGGCGGTGCTGCGGGAGCGGCTGCGGCGGCACCAG GCAGCAGAAGGACCCCTGGGATACACCCCCAgcccggaggaggaggaagagcagcggCGGTGGGAGCGGATGGCAGCCGCCCGGCGGGTAGCCCTGCGCCTGGCGGGGCTGCTGGGCACTGGCACTGGCGTGGCACTTGTCTACATCTTTG GCAGCAACGCGGTGGATGAGCACGGTGCCAAG ATCCCCGATGAGTTCGATGGTG ACCCTGTGGGCATCCAGCAGCTCCGCAGGACCTACAAGTACTTCCAAGACTACAGGCAG ATGATCATTGAGCCCACCAGCCCCAAGCTGCTGCCGGACCCCCTGCGCGAACCCTACTACCAGCCCCCCTACACCCTCGTCATTGAGCTCACTGACGTCCTGCTGCACCCCGAGTGGTCG CTCGTCACCGGCTGGCGCTTCAAGAAGCGCCCGGGCATCGagagcctcctccagcagcttgcGCCCCTCTACGAGATAGTTGTCTTCACCTCTGAAACTGGCATG ACCGCCTTCCCCCTCATCGACAGTGTGGACCCCCATGGCTTCGTCTCCTACCGTCTCTTCCGTGATGCCACCCGCTACATGGATGGGCACCACGTCAAG gacaTCTCCTGCCTTAACAGAGATCCAGcgaaggtggtggtggtggattGCCGGAGAGAAGCCTTCTGCCTGCAGCCCTACAACGGGCTGGCACTGCCCCGCTGGGACGGCAGCTCCGACGACCGCGCACTCTACGACCTCACTGCTTTCCTCAAAA CTATCGCCCTCAGCGGGGTGGAGGACGTCCGGATGGTGCTGGAGAATTACGCGCTGGAGGAGGATCCGCTGGCGGCTTTTAAACGACGCCAGTCGCAACTGGAGGAG gaggagcagcagcgcCTGGCCGAGCTGGCGCAGGGCAAGAAGCCGACAGGGCTTTTCCTGGGTGCCCTGGCTGGCCGCCTCTGGCCGCGCTCCAAGCAGCAGTGA
- the LOC128138089 gene encoding LOW QUALITY PROTEIN: delta-like protein 3 (The sequence of the model RefSeq protein was modified relative to this genomic sequence to represent the inferred CDS: inserted 5 bases in 3 codons; deleted 2 bases in 2 codons; substituted 1 base at 1 genomic stop codon) yields the protein MLGVFGGLFGYWGAPEEYFGVLRGGSWVADAHLQVQLAGVLELRVLSARGGPCGGPPSCRLVFRLCLWPPGGVSCSLGVTHSSPGHPPAPGPPRIFRLPFTFPWPGTVSLIIKSWRLEEAKGSGGPQGRLLGHAVAQQHLSPGGPWRGGDGGGLRFGTCLRCRPPARGPRCVPRCAPCTRRCPPCCTHCGCWEACAPPPPGANRGTCTGCGSNPLGLHWDIPSPGQPLAALEAVMGPVAPAAALAAPAVALAATALEAPVLAAVSAFLSLLPAAGWLVMPEPVLEVPPSPCALGPCFNGGACTPDPAPGAGYTCCCPPGFHGSNCEGRAXLCLHGGQCRDLGRSTICKCQPGFSGRWCEHNADDCTPNPCANRGTCQDGANTFTCSCTLGYAGADCXDASASGPCLHSATCYTHFSGHICTCPPGFMGSCCKEEVGGPPSGPPMPXLALLGPGVGLALVVWRWLLGERXDLGWGGLGGGGHRTPGTSPTGRERWLPCASATWM from the exons ATgctgggggtgtttggggggttATTTGGGTATTGGGGTGCCCCTGAGGAGTATTTTGGGGTGCTGAGGGGGGGCTCTTGGGTCGCTGATGCCCACCTGCAGGTGCAGCTGGCCGGGGTGCTGGAGCTGCGGGTGCTGTCGGCACGGGGGGGGCCGTGTGGGGGTCCCCCCTCCTGTCGTCTTGTCTTCCGCCTCTGTCTGTGGCCCCCTGGAGGGGTCAGCTGCAGCCTGGGGGTTACTCACAGCTCCCCCGGacacccccctgccccg ggcccCCCCCGCATCTTCCGCCTGCCTTTCACCTTCCCCTGG cccggcaccgtcTCCCTCATCATCAAGTCGTGGCGGCTGGAGGAGGCTAAAGGCTCTGGGGG GCCCCAGGGCCGGCTCTTGGGGCACGCGGTGGCCCAGCAGCACCTCTCCCCAGGGGgtccctggcgggggggggatggggga ggCCTGCGCTTTGGCACCTGCCTGCGCTGCCGCCCCCCTGCCCGTGGCCCCCGTTGTGTCCCCCGCTGTGCCCCCTGCACCCGCCGCTGCCCCCCCTGCTGCACCCACT GTGGGTGCTGGGAagcctgcgccccccccccccccggtgccaaCAGGGGCACCTGCACA GGTTGTGGGAGCAACCCCCTGGGGCTGCACTGGGACATTCCCAGCCCAGGACAGCCACTGGCAGCACTGGAAGCGGTGATGGGCCCGGTagcgccagcagcagcactggcagcaccAGCGGTGGCACTGGCAGCAACAGCCCTTGAAGCCCCGGTGCTGGCAGCAGTGTCAGCGTTTCTGTCGTTGCTCCCAGCTGCAGGGTGGTTGGTGATGCCGGAGCCTGTCCTGGAGGTGCCACCATCCCCATGCGCCCTCGGTCCCTGCTTCAACGGCGGTGCCTGCACCCCCGACCCGGCCCCCGGCGCCGGCTACACCTGCTGCTGCCCCCCTGGCTTCCATGGCTCCAACTGCGAGGGCCGCGC CCTCTGCCTGCACG GCGGCCAGTGCAGGGACTTGGGTCGCAGCACCATTTGCAAATGCCAGCCGGGTTTTTCGGGGCGCTGGTGTGAACACAACGCCGATGACTGTACCCCCAACCCCTGCGCCAACCGTGGCACCTGCCAGGACGGCGCCAACACCTTCACCTGCTCCTGCACCCTTGGCTACGCCGGCGCCGATTG CGATGCCTCTGCCTCTGGCCCCTGCCTGCACAGTGCCACCTGCTACACCCACTTTTCAGGCCACATCTGCACCTGCCCCCCCGGATTTATGGGGTCCTGCTGCAAGGAGGAGGTTGGGGGTCCCCCCTCCGGCCCCCCAATGC CCCTTGCCCTGCTGGGCCCTGGTGTGGGGCTGGCACTGGTGGTGTGGCGGTGGCTGCTGGGGGAGAGGTGAGACCTGGgctggggaggtttgggggggggggggcaca GGACCCCTGGCACGAGCCCCACAGGGAGGGAGCGGTGGCTGCCATGTGCCTCTGCTACCTGG ATGTGA